A genomic window from Acidobacteriota bacterium includes:
- the buk gene encoding butyrate kinase — translation MAETSQRILAINPGSTSTKIAVFEGRTLRCGQTLRHDEHVIGQYATITDQYAFRLQAILDFLAVEAIPLDSLQAIVGRGGLLRPIEGGTYSVSDAMLKDLRESQMGQHASNLGGILAHELSQRCGAPAFIVDQVVVDELEPIARLSGLPELPRVSIFHALNHKAVAHRAAQDLGGRYADFNFIIAHLGGGISVAAHRRGRVIDVNNALNGEGPFTPERSGKLPVAALARLCFSGRFTLAQIEKKITGQGGIMAYLGTNDMRKVAQRIDAGDAEAGLVFEAMIYQVAKEIGAVSVVLLGQVDAIILTGGIAHDTAFVAGVERRVRHIAPVRVYPGEEEMIALAEGALRVLNGEEPARVYA, via the coding sequence ATGGCGGAAACATCCCAACGGATACTGGCGATCAACCCCGGCTCCACCTCGACAAAGATCGCGGTGTTCGAGGGCCGCACCTTGCGCTGCGGTCAGACCCTGCGCCACGACGAGCACGTGATCGGACAGTACGCCACCATCACGGACCAGTACGCGTTCCGCCTGCAGGCGATCCTGGACTTTCTCGCGGTCGAGGCCATCCCCCTCGACTCCCTGCAGGCGATCGTCGGACGCGGCGGGCTCCTGCGCCCCATCGAGGGAGGAACCTACTCCGTCTCTGACGCGATGCTCAAGGACCTGCGCGAGAGCCAGATGGGTCAGCACGCCTCCAACCTCGGCGGCATCCTGGCCCACGAGCTGTCGCAGCGGTGCGGTGCGCCGGCGTTCATCGTCGATCAGGTGGTGGTGGACGAGCTCGAGCCCATCGCCCGGCTGTCCGGCCTGCCTGAGCTGCCCCGCGTCAGCATCTTTCACGCCCTCAACCACAAGGCGGTGGCTCACCGCGCCGCCCAGGACCTGGGGGGCAGGTATGCTGATTTCAATTTCATCATCGCCCACTTGGGCGGAGGGATATCCGTCGCCGCCCATCGGCGCGGGCGGGTCATCGACGTCAACAACGCCCTGAACGGCGAGGGGCCGTTCACTCCTGAGCGCAGCGGCAAGCTGCCCGTCGCCGCCCTGGCTCGCCTCTGTTTCTCCGGCCGCTTCACCCTGGCCCAGATCGAGAAGAAGATCACCGGACAGGGCGGCATCATGGCTTACCTCGGCACCAACGACATGCGCAAAGTGGCACAGCGCATCGACGCGGGCGACGCGGAGGCGGGTCTCGTCTTCGAGGCGATGATCTACCAGGTCGCCAAGGAAATCGGGGCGGTCAGCGTCGTGCTGTTGGGCCAGGTGGACGCCATCATCCTGACCGGCGGCATCGCCCACGACACCGCCTTCGTCGCCGGCGTGGAGCGGCGCGTCCGGCACATCGCCCCGGTGCGCGTCTACCCCGGTGAGGAGGAGATGATCGCGCTGGCCGAGGGGGCGCTTCGCGTCCTGAATGGGGAGGAGCCGGCGCGCGTTTATGCGTAG